A part of Brachybacterium faecium DSM 4810 genomic DNA contains:
- a CDS encoding uncharacterized membrane protein (PFAM: MgtC family): MEPLVGILTDSSLVEIELLVATFLLCSLLGIERQIRQKAAGYRTHVLVGLGSCTFTLVSAYGFSMVLGDEVILDPSRIAAQIVSGIGFLGAGVIFKGRTVVRGLTTAATIWVSAAVGMACGAGMLSLGIALTAMHLITLFVVAPLIRKLPDPDRKRLARVTYTDGAGVLRQILAVATSAGFSSTIENSRRRETEDKQLVVMDIRFHGRFPVRDLVPELVELPGVEGVSITGGSDDADDEHEDYD; encoded by the coding sequence ATGGAACCGCTCGTCGGAATCCTCACGGACTCCAGCCTCGTCGAGATCGAGCTGCTGGTGGCCACTTTCCTGCTCTGCTCCCTGCTGGGGATCGAGCGGCAGATCCGGCAGAAGGCCGCCGGGTACCGCACGCACGTGCTCGTCGGACTCGGCTCGTGCACCTTCACCCTGGTCTCCGCCTACGGCTTCTCCATGGTGCTCGGCGACGAGGTGATCCTGGACCCCTCACGCATCGCCGCCCAGATCGTCTCCGGCATCGGCTTCCTCGGCGCCGGCGTGATCTTCAAGGGCCGCACGGTGGTGCGGGGCCTGACCACCGCGGCGACGATCTGGGTCTCCGCCGCCGTGGGCATGGCCTGCGGCGCTGGGATGCTCTCGCTCGGGATCGCACTCACGGCGATGCACCTGATCACGCTGTTCGTCGTGGCTCCGCTGATCCGGAAGCTGCCGGACCCGGACCGCAAACGGCTCGCACGGGTCACCTACACCGACGGCGCCGGGGTGCTGCGACAGATCCTCGCCGTCGCGACCTCGGCCGGTTTCTCCAGCACCATCGAGAACAGCCGCCGCCGGGAGACCGAGGACAAGCAGCTGGTGGTCATGGACATCCGGTTCCACGGCCGCTTCCCCGTCCGGGACCTCGTCCCCGAGCTCGTCGAGCTGCCCGGGGTGGAGGGCGTGTCCATCACCGGCGGGTCGGATGACGCCGATGATGAGCATGAGGACTATGACTGA
- a CDS encoding uncharacterized conserved protein (PFAM: Uncharacterized protein family UPF0027): MTSPERAQLPITLADTAAPVRMWLPPEEADSAAVAQLRNIASLPWVHGVRAMPDCHLGIGATVGSVIAMRGAVSPAAVGVDIGCGVAAVRTDLVEEDLEDLGTLRSAIEAAIPVGFAAHEEALSSRELTRLGARGGLEEFWEGFSALPESVQKREKKARTQLGTMGGGNHFAELCVDDRDGRVWITLHSGSRNIGKEVAEVHIARAKGLEHNAQLSDRNLAVFLADSPGMDAYVRDVQWAQEYASRSREIMIGLFQDAVSQHWGARGREVRFDMPVNCHHNYLSLEQIDGEDMVITRKGAISTRGGDLALIPGSMGVGSYIVRGLANPDSFYSASHGAGRKMSRNAAKKTFTVSDLAKQTEGIETRKDAGVLDEIPSAYKDLHAVMKYQSDLVEPVAHLQTVLCVKG; the protein is encoded by the coding sequence GTGACTTCTCCCGAACGGGCCCAGCTCCCGATCACCCTGGCCGATACCGCCGCTCCCGTGAGGATGTGGCTGCCGCCGGAGGAGGCCGACAGCGCCGCAGTGGCGCAGCTGCGGAACATCGCCTCCCTCCCCTGGGTGCACGGCGTGCGGGCGATGCCCGACTGCCACCTCGGGATCGGTGCCACCGTGGGCAGCGTGATCGCCATGCGCGGCGCGGTCTCCCCCGCCGCCGTGGGCGTCGACATCGGCTGCGGCGTCGCCGCCGTGCGCACCGATCTCGTCGAGGAGGATCTCGAAGACCTCGGCACTCTGCGCTCCGCGATCGAGGCGGCGATCCCCGTCGGCTTCGCGGCGCATGAGGAGGCGCTGTCCTCCCGTGAGCTCACACGCCTGGGCGCGCGCGGCGGGCTCGAGGAGTTCTGGGAGGGTTTCTCCGCCCTGCCGGAGTCGGTGCAGAAGCGGGAGAAGAAGGCGCGCACGCAGCTGGGCACGATGGGCGGCGGCAACCATTTCGCGGAGCTGTGCGTGGACGACCGCGACGGCCGTGTGTGGATCACGCTGCACTCGGGCTCGCGCAACATCGGCAAGGAAGTCGCCGAGGTGCACATCGCCCGCGCGAAGGGTCTGGAGCACAACGCCCAGCTCAGCGACAGGAACCTCGCCGTGTTCCTCGCCGACTCCCCCGGCATGGACGCCTATGTGCGGGACGTGCAGTGGGCGCAGGAGTACGCCTCCCGCTCCCGCGAGATCATGATCGGCCTGTTCCAGGACGCCGTCTCGCAGCACTGGGGTGCGCGCGGCCGCGAGGTGCGCTTCGACATGCCCGTGAACTGTCACCACAACTACCTCTCCCTCGAGCAGATCGACGGGGAGGACATGGTGATCACCCGCAAGGGCGCGATCTCCACCCGCGGCGGTGACCTGGCGCTCATCCCCGGCTCGATGGGCGTGGGCTCCTACATCGTGCGCGGCCTGGCGAACCCGGACTCGTTCTACTCGGCCTCCCACGGGGCCGGGCGGAAGATGAGCCGCAACGCCGCGAAGAAGACCTTCACCGTCAGCGACCTCGCGAAGCAGACCGAGGGCATCGAGACCCGGAAGGACGCGGGCGTGCTCGACGAGATCCCCTCGGCATACAAGGATCTGCACGCCGTGATGAAGTACCAGTCCGATCTGGTGGAGCCCGTCGCGCACCTGCAGACGGTGCTGTGCGTGAAGGGGTGA
- a CDS encoding GTPase subunit of restriction endonuclease (PFAM: ATPase family associated with various cellular activities (AAA)) codes for MSTMWGIHNDQIPAAELLAGQFVSIGWNEIDDVREIGNDQTALKAALAAANPDAKPGALPVWAGVLRRFAFEMSEGDLVVAPSKQAPVFNIGRIAGPYEHHPEVPEHRHRRPVEWLVTDVPRTAFTQSALYEMGAVMTLFRVTKHAEEFERVVENGVPAVAAAPERRTRVRHGLLQRTVLEVLRDRGSTPRHEIIKDVATRIELTGYETSRTAKGIPRFEVSITWGSVDMVAAGWILKTKRGWILTREGRDVLSKSTEADDLSKISGAAYKELRAAKRAQVGRFKTDRYPLIDEAVKLLEEGQWTTYSDIAAVVGSNPPSVGEYLLNRAIGIDGRYRVVPVGQPPYRDEDRAALEAEGVSFDDRGLPDPLKKVSTEDLRESMDLLGLLPGVPRRAWMVRGSSVAGQDLVPAWLDDGEVTLLTSRLRPVQFGASRDELKPIIDEDYAHASYDVRVEKMDDAHAFLTRMQEGHLVVTVDDGRVFVGTILEAARQRATTAGSSELVRDVEWADPGGVALSEISSTLSTRLKVQRDIVDLTQQIDLIEDLLDAEEENVPPAIVERAPLREASPELAEDLHVPQAWLQECIDLLDDRPQLIFYGPPGTGKTFLAQAIAKHIAGENVRLVQFHPAYSYEDFFEGYRPQEGGGFTLKPGPLRKVVSQAKENPQDAHVLIIDEINRGNLAKVFGELYFLLEYRTENVELLYADEEFNLPENVFIIGTMNTADRSIALVDAAMRRRFSFLPLHPSEEPTNRILRSWLSAEGRPRRVADLLDELNRRIDDPDFKIGPSYFMRSAVHREGGLERTWRTSILPLLEEHHFGEMDARAVRTRYGLEAVSAAVDRTEDPTDAPSRTH; via the coding sequence ATGAGCACCATGTGGGGCATCCACAACGACCAGATTCCGGCTGCAGAGCTGCTTGCCGGGCAGTTCGTCTCCATCGGCTGGAACGAGATCGATGATGTGCGCGAGATCGGGAACGACCAGACGGCGCTCAAGGCCGCGCTCGCCGCAGCGAACCCTGACGCGAAGCCCGGGGCGCTCCCAGTCTGGGCAGGGGTCCTCCGCCGATTCGCGTTCGAGATGAGCGAAGGTGACCTCGTCGTCGCCCCCAGCAAGCAGGCGCCGGTCTTCAACATCGGGCGCATCGCCGGTCCTTACGAGCATCACCCGGAGGTGCCCGAGCATCGGCACCGCCGGCCGGTCGAGTGGCTCGTGACCGATGTGCCCCGCACCGCATTCACGCAGAGCGCGCTCTATGAGATGGGCGCGGTGATGACCCTCTTCCGGGTGACCAAGCACGCCGAGGAGTTCGAACGCGTCGTCGAGAACGGCGTGCCCGCCGTCGCTGCGGCTCCGGAGCGTCGGACCCGGGTGCGCCATGGACTGCTCCAGCGAACTGTTCTCGAGGTGCTCCGTGATCGAGGGTCCACCCCACGCCACGAGATCATCAAGGACGTCGCCACGCGGATCGAACTCACGGGCTACGAGACGTCGAGGACGGCGAAGGGCATCCCTCGCTTCGAGGTCAGCATCACCTGGGGCTCGGTCGACATGGTCGCCGCCGGATGGATCCTGAAGACCAAGCGCGGATGGATTCTCACCCGCGAGGGCCGCGATGTCCTCTCGAAGAGCACCGAGGCCGACGACCTCTCGAAGATCTCCGGCGCTGCGTACAAGGAGCTCCGCGCCGCCAAGCGCGCCCAAGTGGGCCGGTTCAAGACCGACCGGTACCCGCTGATCGACGAAGCAGTGAAGCTGCTGGAGGAGGGGCAGTGGACGACGTACAGCGATATCGCCGCTGTCGTCGGCTCGAACCCACCGAGCGTCGGCGAGTACCTGCTCAACCGCGCCATCGGCATCGACGGGCGGTATCGCGTCGTCCCCGTCGGCCAGCCCCCGTACCGCGATGAGGACCGTGCGGCCCTCGAAGCGGAGGGGGTCTCCTTCGACGACCGAGGACTGCCCGACCCGCTCAAGAAGGTCTCCACCGAGGACCTCCGCGAGTCGATGGATCTGCTGGGCTTGCTGCCTGGCGTGCCACGTCGAGCATGGATGGTGCGGGGCAGTAGCGTCGCCGGCCAGGATCTCGTTCCCGCATGGCTCGACGACGGAGAGGTCACCCTCCTCACGTCCCGGCTCCGGCCGGTGCAGTTCGGCGCCTCCCGCGATGAGCTCAAGCCGATCATCGACGAGGACTACGCGCATGCGTCCTACGACGTGAGGGTCGAGAAGATGGACGATGCGCACGCGTTCCTCACCCGGATGCAGGAGGGCCATCTGGTCGTCACCGTCGACGACGGACGGGTGTTCGTCGGCACGATTCTCGAGGCGGCGCGCCAGCGCGCCACGACCGCCGGTAGTTCCGAGTTGGTGCGGGATGTCGAATGGGCGGATCCGGGTGGTGTCGCACTCTCTGAGATCTCCTCGACGCTGTCCACCAGGCTCAAGGTGCAGCGGGACATCGTGGACCTGACACAGCAGATCGATCTGATCGAGGATCTGCTCGACGCGGAGGAGGAGAACGTCCCGCCGGCCATCGTCGAGCGCGCGCCCCTGCGCGAGGCATCCCCGGAGCTGGCTGAGGACCTGCACGTTCCACAGGCCTGGCTCCAGGAATGCATCGACCTGCTCGATGACAGGCCCCAGCTGATCTTCTATGGCCCGCCCGGCACCGGGAAGACGTTCCTCGCCCAGGCCATCGCGAAGCACATCGCGGGCGAGAACGTCCGCCTCGTGCAGTTCCACCCGGCGTACTCGTACGAGGACTTCTTCGAGGGATACCGCCCGCAGGAGGGAGGCGGGTTCACCCTCAAACCGGGCCCGCTGCGCAAGGTGGTCTCCCAGGCCAAGGAGAACCCGCAGGACGCCCACGTGCTGATCATCGACGAGATCAACCGCGGCAACCTCGCGAAGGTCTTCGGAGAGCTCTACTTCCTCCTCGAGTACCGCACGGAGAACGTTGAGCTGCTCTACGCGGACGAGGAGTTCAACCTGCCGGAGAACGTCTTCATCATCGGCACGATGAACACCGCGGACCGCTCGATCGCTCTCGTGGACGCGGCGATGAGGCGGCGCTTCTCCTTCCTTCCACTGCACCCGTCGGAGGAGCCGACCAACCGGATCCTTCGTTCATGGCTCAGTGCGGAGGGCCGCCCCCGCAGGGTGGCTGACCTGCTCGACGAGCTCAATCGCCGGATCGACGATCCCGACTTCAAGATCGGCCCGTCGTACTTCATGCGCTCTGCGGTGCACCGCGAAGGCGGTCTCGAGCGCACCTGGAGAACGTCGATCCTGCCGTTGCTCGAGGAGCACCACTTCGGAGAGATGGATGCGAGAGCAGTCAGAACCAGGTACGGCCTGGAGGCGGTCTCCGCCGCTGTGGACAGGACCGAGGATCCCACCGATGCGCCGTCTCGAACTCATTGA
- a CDS encoding McrBC 5-methylcytosine restriction system component (PFAM: McrBC 5-methylcytosine restriction system component), which yields MRRLELIEGEPAQTIELSDGEAEALAAADLAVVNRAPGEVQWSIAPGRKVGVVQAGAVQISVRPKIPVERLVFLMGYASAPTFWRDHSVRLDTDADLPQALARTFMRLATKAIEQGLLQGYQRVDDSLPVLRGRIRVTDQISRRFGADLPLEVSYDDFTVDIAENRLLLAAATRLLRLPGLDVRTRQGLQRLRLQLSGVSEVRRGDELPRWQPTRLNARYQPSLRLAERILAGESFEQRRGRLRVDGFVFDMWKIYEDFVGVALKEALASRGSATLQHRMHLDHAQRVDLRPDFLWTSHNGDQVVVDAKYKAEKPAGYPQADLYQLLAYCTVLGLREGHLVYAKGNESELTHDVRGTEIVIHCHTVDLDQAPSTLLGQVRSLAHRIAALPSDD from the coding sequence ATGCGCCGTCTCGAACTCATTGAGGGCGAACCCGCGCAGACGATCGAGCTCTCCGACGGCGAGGCGGAGGCGCTCGCCGCTGCGGACCTCGCTGTCGTGAACCGTGCACCCGGCGAGGTCCAATGGTCGATCGCTCCCGGCCGGAAGGTCGGCGTGGTCCAGGCCGGCGCGGTGCAGATCAGCGTGCGACCGAAGATCCCGGTGGAGCGGCTCGTGTTCCTGATGGGCTACGCCTCGGCACCGACGTTCTGGCGGGACCACTCCGTCCGCCTCGACACCGACGCGGATCTTCCTCAGGCGCTGGCCCGCACTTTCATGCGGCTGGCGACGAAAGCGATCGAACAGGGCCTCTTGCAGGGCTACCAGCGCGTCGACGACAGCCTGCCGGTGTTGCGCGGACGGATCCGGGTCACCGACCAGATCTCGCGACGATTCGGTGCCGATTTACCGCTGGAGGTCTCCTACGACGACTTCACCGTCGACATCGCCGAGAACCGCCTTTTGCTGGCTGCCGCGACGAGGCTGCTGCGGCTGCCGGGGCTCGATGTGCGCACCCGGCAGGGACTGCAGCGCCTGCGGCTCCAACTATCCGGTGTCTCCGAGGTGAGACGCGGCGATGAGCTGCCACGATGGCAGCCGACGCGGCTCAATGCGCGGTACCAGCCATCGCTCCGGCTCGCCGAGCGCATTCTCGCGGGAGAGTCCTTCGAGCAGCGACGAGGACGCCTGCGCGTCGATGGGTTCGTCTTCGACATGTGGAAGATCTACGAAGACTTCGTCGGCGTTGCCCTGAAGGAGGCGCTGGCCTCACGGGGCTCCGCCACGTTGCAGCACCGGATGCATCTGGACCATGCCCAGCGTGTTGACCTGCGGCCCGACTTCCTCTGGACCTCCCACAACGGCGATCAGGTCGTCGTCGACGCGAAATACAAGGCAGAGAAGCCTGCCGGCTATCCGCAGGCAGACCTCTACCAGCTCCTCGCATACTGCACCGTGCTGGGTCTGCGCGAAGGGCACCTGGTTTACGCCAAGGGGAACGAATCCGAGCTGACCCACGACGTTCGGGGCACTGAGATCGTCATCCATTGCCACACCGTGGATCTCGACCAGGCGCCCTCCACGTTGCTCGGACAGGTGCGCTCGCTGGCACACCGGATTGCCGCGCTGCCGAGCGACGACTGA
- a CDS encoding protein kinase family protein (PFAM: Protein kinase domain), which yields MQRIGRYEVTDRLGAGSFATVHRAHDLRLDDEVAVKVLAENHALNPDMLERFIGEGRALRRARGPHVAAIHDIGELPHNQPYLVLELADRGTLGDRVETLRAQGWTADRGDVLVVARSLAAALGAVHRAQLVHRDLSPWNLLLTSRPEANASSGAVRGGGALIAEDERLLLADLGMCKDLARSSGMTVAAGTSGFRPPEQERHGRVDARADIWAISALLAWLTEGATLPTALGRALARGTAENPRRRPADVETWLASIEEALTEPAAAPAPEPAEQGSTSTPRARRRPRLILAAVLVVLGLAAGLGIGEQIWHDPPGAVADGASLAISGPEEVSVGETATFTADAEGVESWVWELPDGRFLADEGTISMTASSAGSAEVVLRSRAPDGTELETRHRFRVDG from the coding sequence ATGCAGCGGATCGGACGGTACGAGGTGACCGACCGCCTCGGCGCGGGCTCCTTCGCCACCGTGCATCGCGCCCACGACCTCCGCCTCGACGACGAGGTCGCCGTGAAGGTCCTCGCGGAGAACCACGCCCTGAACCCGGACATGCTGGAGCGCTTCATCGGCGAGGGACGCGCTCTGCGGCGTGCGCGCGGCCCGCACGTGGCGGCGATCCACGACATCGGCGAGCTGCCCCACAACCAGCCGTACCTGGTGCTCGAGCTGGCCGATCGCGGCACCCTGGGCGACCGCGTGGAGACGCTGCGCGCCCAGGGGTGGACGGCCGATCGAGGCGATGTGCTCGTGGTCGCGAGGTCGCTGGCCGCGGCGCTCGGCGCCGTGCACCGGGCGCAGCTGGTCCACCGGGATCTGAGCCCCTGGAACCTCCTGCTCACCTCCCGCCCCGAGGCGAACGCGTCGAGCGGAGCGGTCCGGGGCGGCGGCGCGCTGATCGCCGAGGACGAGCGCCTCCTGCTGGCGGATCTCGGCATGTGCAAGGACCTGGCTCGCAGCTCCGGCATGACGGTCGCCGCCGGGACCTCCGGCTTTCGACCGCCGGAGCAGGAGCGCCACGGGCGCGTCGATGCGCGGGCCGACATCTGGGCGATCTCGGCGCTGCTGGCGTGGCTCACCGAGGGCGCCACACTGCCCACCGCCCTCGGCCGGGCCCTGGCCCGCGGCACGGCGGAGAACCCGCGCCGCCGCCCCGCCGATGTCGAGACCTGGCTGGCCAGCATCGAGGAGGCGCTCACCGAGCCGGCCGCCGCGCCGGCACCGGAACCGGCGGAGCAGGGCAGCACCTCGACGCCGAGGGCACGACGCCGCCCACGGCTCATCCTGGCGGCCGTGCTCGTCGTCCTGGGGCTCGCCGCCGGCCTCGGGATCGGCGAGCAGATCTGGCACGACCCGCCCGGTGCCGTCGCCGACGGCGCCTCCCTCGCGATCAGCGGGCCCGAGGAGGTCTCCGTGGGCGAGACCGCGACGTTCACCGCAGACGCCGAGGGGGTCGAGTCCTGGGTGTGGGAGCTGCCGGACGGCCGGTTCCTCGCCGACGAGGGCACCATCTCGATGACCGCCTCCAGCGCGGGCAGCGCCGAGGTGGTGCTGCGCTCACGCGCCCCGGACGGCACCGAGCTCGAGACCCGCCACCGCTTCCGCGTCGACGGATGA
- a CDS encoding RNA polymerase sigma factor, sigma-70 family (PFAM: Sigma-70 region 2; Sigma-70, region 4~TIGRFAM: RNA polymerase sigma factor, sigma-70 family), producing the protein MPGGDAEHSGTHEEAALSRVAARAAQGDAAALDELIESLDRSRTVHRMVGSMLLDQHAVDDVSQEVLISIMGSIGQYRGVGKVSSWVHPIVKRRVADHLRKQRDSATLDEAALPAQRISSMVASRAAIRTAVAQLPEKYQAPLILRDLEQLPVAEIAARLDLPEGTVKAQISRGRAKLEKILGAID; encoded by the coding sequence ATGCCAGGGGGAGACGCGGAGCATTCGGGGACGCACGAGGAGGCGGCGCTCTCACGCGTCGCCGCACGCGCCGCACAGGGGGACGCCGCCGCGCTCGACGAGCTCATCGAATCCCTGGACCGCTCGCGGACTGTGCATCGCATGGTGGGGTCGATGCTCCTGGACCAGCACGCCGTCGATGACGTCTCCCAAGAAGTGCTCATCTCGATCATGGGGTCGATCGGGCAGTACCGGGGCGTCGGCAAGGTCTCCAGCTGGGTGCACCCGATCGTGAAGCGCCGCGTCGCCGACCACCTCCGCAAGCAGCGGGACTCCGCCACGCTCGACGAGGCCGCGCTGCCCGCGCAGCGGATCAGTTCGATGGTCGCCTCCCGCGCCGCGATCCGCACGGCCGTGGCGCAGCTGCCCGAGAAGTATCAGGCCCCGCTGATCCTGCGCGATCTCGAACAGCTGCCGGTCGCGGAGATCGCCGCGCGCCTCGACCTGCCTGAGGGGACCGTGAAGGCCCAGATCAGCCGTGGCCGGGCGAAGCTCGAGAAGATCCTCGGAGCGATCGACTGA
- a CDS encoding uncharacterized conserved protein (PFAM: Fic/DOC family), translating to MGVHGTWLAGRQEPDLRGVTAAARRGGTFSYYLPARLAEHDAGSWLERDVREAALEVSGHVTTLSAQVDEATRQGIYPLLLRSESIASSRIEQVNASSRDVSYAQLGEQLAHLRNDQALSVSRNVAATRAAIEQLAARDEWAVEDVERVHAALGVVGAAAGLREVDVWIGGRDKLRADYVAPPPGEVRDLVEDLLRYLDGSGEHPLLLAAVAHAQFESIHPFEDGNGRAGRALVHAVLERGGVVRSGLLPVSTVIRSREREYIQRLSAVRTDDPDRAVEALNAWVRFFVEVAEEAGSTLQRIQEEVRTLDAALVEKAAGLRADSSARRLLPVLREQPVVTAAFVADRLGVSRVAAHRAVDTLVARGILTPGTGKYRRSETFQADDVLQLVDRES from the coding sequence ATGGGTGTTCACGGGACATGGCTCGCCGGTCGGCAGGAGCCCGACCTCCGCGGTGTCACGGCGGCGGCGCGGCGAGGTGGCACCTTCTCGTACTACCTGCCGGCACGCCTTGCCGAGCACGACGCGGGGTCGTGGCTCGAGCGGGATGTGCGCGAGGCGGCCCTGGAGGTGTCCGGCCACGTCACCACGCTCTCGGCACAGGTGGACGAGGCCACCCGGCAGGGCATCTACCCCTTGCTGCTGCGCTCGGAATCGATCGCGTCCTCGCGGATCGAGCAGGTCAACGCGTCCTCGCGCGACGTCTCCTACGCCCAGCTCGGCGAGCAGCTCGCTCACCTGCGCAACGATCAGGCCCTGAGCGTGAGTCGCAACGTCGCGGCCACGCGCGCCGCGATCGAGCAGCTCGCCGCACGCGATGAATGGGCGGTCGAGGACGTCGAGAGGGTCCACGCGGCGCTCGGTGTCGTGGGTGCCGCAGCCGGTCTGCGAGAGGTCGACGTGTGGATCGGTGGTCGGGACAAGCTGCGTGCCGACTATGTGGCGCCGCCGCCCGGCGAGGTCCGCGACCTGGTCGAGGACCTGTTGCGCTACCTCGACGGGTCGGGTGAGCATCCCCTGCTGCTCGCCGCCGTCGCGCACGCGCAGTTCGAATCCATCCACCCTTTCGAGGACGGGAACGGGCGCGCCGGCCGGGCGCTGGTCCATGCAGTCCTCGAGCGCGGGGGAGTGGTGCGCTCGGGACTGCTGCCGGTCTCGACCGTGATCCGGTCACGGGAGCGGGAATACATCCAGCGACTCAGCGCCGTCCGTACCGACGATCCCGACCGAGCCGTCGAGGCCCTGAACGCGTGGGTGCGCTTCTTCGTCGAGGTCGCAGAAGAGGCCGGCAGCACGCTGCAGCGCATCCAGGAGGAGGTCCGCACCCTCGATGCCGCTCTCGTCGAGAAGGCCGCCGGTCTGCGCGCCGATTCCTCGGCGCGCCGGCTGCTGCCTGTGCTGCGAGAACAGCCCGTGGTCACCGCAGCCTTCGTCGCAGACCGTCTGGGGGTCTCCCGCGTCGCGGCCCATCGGGCCGTGGACACGCTGGTGGCCCGCGGGATCCTCACCCCGGGCACCGGGAAGTACCGCCGCTCCGAGACCTTCCAGGCGGACGACGTCCTGCAGCTGGTGGACAGGGAGAGCTGA
- a CDS encoding predicted ATPase of the ABC class (PFAM: Predicted ATPase of the ABC class), translated as MSADATALRQLLTSLDGRSYGSYKQLKGSYDLGPCRLLIDHVQVDPYAPPSLMRLVVDRDAAGIPEDLLADRRGTVATTDFLARALVHAAAPLEGRLSIGAPAQEVLERTTVAVTSHGIEARLAAELPASGRRIRGRQASHLLTEELPRLAEAALSHARLDAEALRAHVTLHRDQEALRDQLAERGLVAFVGEGAILPRRAGDSDLPLSEGAVPFASPASLRVSFDLPSGRRVSGMGVPDGVTVIVGGGYHGKSTLLRAIERGVYPHREGDGREWVLTRADVAAVRAEDGRSVAGVDISPFISGLPSGTDTRRFSTTNASGSTSQAASLVEAVDAGASALLIDEDTSATNFMLRDARMRALIPAEREPITPFVDRVRPLHTERGVSTVLVAGGSGAFFDVADHVIALDEYVPRDVTAQARALADAPPPPGEAVFAPPRPRHPAAGALRPTGKRRPAAARGRGSIRFGHESLDLAAVSQLVDAAQTQAIAHALDRLAELTEHSPHLALDAAIAALCDRMDAEGLETLSPHHGHPGHLARPRPLELHAAVNRYRRLRLAEEPAPGR; from the coding sequence ATGAGCGCCGATGCGACCGCCCTCCGCCAGCTCCTCACCTCGCTCGACGGCCGCAGCTACGGCTCCTACAAGCAGCTGAAGGGCTCCTACGACCTGGGTCCCTGCCGACTGCTCATCGACCACGTGCAGGTCGATCCCTACGCCCCGCCGTCGCTGATGCGCCTGGTGGTGGACCGTGACGCCGCCGGCATCCCGGAGGATCTCCTCGCCGACCGGCGCGGCACGGTCGCGACCACCGACTTCCTGGCCCGCGCCCTCGTGCACGCCGCGGCCCCGCTGGAGGGGAGGCTCAGCATCGGCGCGCCGGCCCAGGAGGTCCTCGAACGCACCACCGTCGCCGTCACCTCGCACGGGATCGAGGCGCGCCTCGCCGCGGAGCTGCCCGCCTCGGGCCGCCGGATCCGGGGCCGGCAGGCCAGCCACCTGCTCACCGAGGAGCTGCCGCGCCTCGCGGAGGCCGCCCTGTCCCATGCCCGCCTCGACGCGGAGGCGCTGCGCGCGCACGTGACCCTGCACCGCGACCAGGAGGCGCTGCGCGACCAGCTGGCCGAGCGGGGCCTGGTGGCCTTCGTGGGCGAGGGCGCGATCCTGCCGCGCCGCGCCGGCGACTCCGACCTGCCGCTCAGCGAGGGCGCCGTCCCCTTCGCCAGCCCCGCCTCGCTGCGGGTCTCCTTCGACCTGCCCAGCGGCCGGCGCGTGAGCGGGATGGGTGTGCCGGACGGCGTCACCGTCATCGTCGGCGGCGGCTACCACGGCAAGTCCACGCTGCTGCGCGCGATCGAGCGGGGCGTGTACCCGCACCGCGAGGGCGACGGCCGCGAATGGGTGCTCACCCGGGCCGATGTCGCCGCGGTCCGCGCGGAGGACGGCCGCTCCGTGGCCGGCGTCGACATCTCCCCGTTCATCAGCGGCCTCCCCTCGGGCACCGACACCCGCCGCTTCTCGACCACCAACGCGTCGGGCTCGACCTCCCAGGCCGCCTCCCTCGTCGAGGCGGTCGACGCCGGCGCCTCGGCGCTGCTCATCGACGAGGACACCTCGGCGACGAACTTCATGCTCCGCGACGCCCGGATGCGCGCCCTGATCCCGGCCGAGCGCGAACCGATCACCCCGTTCGTGGACCGCGTGCGCCCGCTGCACACCGAGCGCGGGGTCTCCACCGTGCTGGTCGCCGGCGGCTCCGGCGCGTTCTTCGACGTCGCCGATCATGTGATCGCGCTGGACGAGTACGTGCCCCGCGACGTCACCGCCCAGGCGCGGGCGCTCGCCGACGCCCCGCCACCGCCGGGCGAGGCCGTGTTCGCGCCGCCGCGCCCGCGACACCCGGCGGCCGGGGCCCTGCGCCCGACGGGGAAGCGCAGACCCGCCGCGGCACGCGGGCGCGGGAGCATCCGCTTCGGGCACGAATCCCTCGACCTGGCCGCCGTGTCCCAGCTGGTCGATGCCGCACAGACCCAGGCCATCGCCCACGCGCTCGACCGCCTGGCCGAGCTGACGGAGCACAGCCCGCACCTCGCCCTCGACGCCGCGATCGCGGCCCTGTGCGACCGGATGGATGCCGAGGGCCTCGAGACGCTCTCGCCCCACCACGGCCACCCGGGACACCTCGCCCGGCCCCGCCCCCTCGAGCTCCACGCCGCCGTGAACCGCTACCGCCGACTGCGCCTGGCAGAGGAGCCCGCACCCGGCCGGTGA